GGAACTCCAAAAGGAGAATACCCAAAAAGTATTGCGGATGAAGCAATTCTCACTGTGATCCTGTAACATTACAAGATCTTGAACTTCCCCTGAATATTGATAccttaatttatattaatgaatGGTTTATGCAGGCCACCAGTGCCTACATATAGGCATTTTGAGCTTAAACAAACGAGCTTAGCCAATAAATCAAGCATGCCCTATTAAGCTGAATATGCTAATTATATACTGTGAGGGCCACGTGACGCGCAACGAGGACAACGAGGACCACGTGTAGGCGAGGTGAGTCATCGATGTGGACGCCTTTCTTATATATTCAAATACCCCATTACCCAAAATGGCATCCCAGAACCTTCTTAATGCtaattaagtaaataaacaaacactAAAGCATGCTATTAAAGATTATGCAGATCAACAAATGTCTCACAAGCATTGGGGTGGAAGCCATTTTCAAGGAAACATCAACAACCCACTACCGTTTTGGCTGACTCAAGATTATGCTTTCTCTGGTCTTATGATTGACAATGTGGCCTTTGTTACGGAATTGTAATGTCTCCATAGTGGCCTTGATAATATATGCCGTGATCATAACTAGATGCCGTACAATCCAATGGACTTGGTAGACTGATTGCTTGTTCCATTCTGGTTGGCTGAATACGATGAGCTGACGAGCGCTGTGAGAACACTTGGGTTAAAACTACTGGATGTTGGGATTGATTCAAGAGAAGGAACAGGCGTGGAATTGTATTTAAAGATTTTAGTGCTAATGAAATCATCACCAAGGGTGTGATATAAACATTGAAGTGACAGACTGAGGGGGTATATAAGAGAAGCCGTTGTGCAATTTGTGTCACAGAATTTGGAGACAGCATAAGTTTGAAAGTGAAATAATAATGGTAGGATTGATGGGTTGGGGATCAGTTCCAGTGCAAGGTTGGAGGAAAGGGCCCTGGACTCCTGAAGAGGACAAGCTTCTTTCTGAATATGTCAGCTCCCATGGCGAGGGAAGATGGAGCTCTGTTGCTAGATGTTCAGGTAATAAATATGACTACCCTTTTAAGATATGTAGGGCagctatatatttttagttttctttggacGATAATTGATTAGTCTTGGTTGCTGTTTGGTGGTGTTGACAGGGTTGAATAGGAGTGGCAAGAGCTGTAGGTTAAGGTGGGTGAATTACCTGAGGCCTGGTCTTAAGAGAGGCCATATAACCACAATGGAAGAGGGCATCATCATAGAACTGCATGCCATTTGGGGTAACAAGTAATGAAATATTCTCTACACTAATCTCTCTTTCCTCTGAATTGTTTATAAATATACGTGTGTAGGAGGCCActattgaattgtttttcttattcttaATTTCCTATGTGCAAGAACAGATGGTCCACCATTGCCAGATACTTACCAGGGAGAACGGACAACGAAATAAAAAACTACTGGAGAACCCACttcaagaaaaaccaaaaacaacaaaagccAAAAGCTCAACAACATCTAGAACCAAAactgcagcagcagcagcaacaggAAGATCATGAGATCAAATTGGAGAATGGAAAAATGGGTGAAGCACAAGGGAAGCAAGAGGCGATTTCCATGGAGGACCAATGCTTGCCTGTGATGTATCAAGAGATTGACGATCATCAAACAAGGCAACAGGTGGCCTCCATGTACCCCACTATACTGGAAGATCAGTGCTTGCCTGTGACGTATCAAGATCATCTGCAGGGAGAGGATCAAGGCCTGTGGGGTGGCTTGTGGAACCTGGACGACACTAGAGATCACACTATTTCTGGCGGAGGGAACTCATCACAAAACTATTACATTGGAGGCTACATTTTCTAAGCATTTCAGCTAAATTATTTAGTTCTAACTTATTAAAGAAGTCGACAACTATATGTTAGACCATTGGTTTGCAAGTATTCGTATAAATCATCTTATTTTGGACTCTAGGCTTTGGATGAATAATAAGATCATAATTTAGGGTCGGAGAGTGACAGAATTAATATTGAAATTGAATGTATGCTTGGCATTGCTGATACATTTGAACTAAGatatttttcccccttttccaaaattattacAAGACATGCATGCACTCTTTTTGGAATAGAATAATTGGGTCCAGGCTCCAAACCTCGACAGACGACTAGAAGTGACGTTGCTCCATTAAAGGGGCCACCTATTCATATCAAATCATTTTTGTATCTATGCACCATGGACCTAGATTCCacatatttgaaaacaatttttctgttttcaaaattaaaaaatcacttgtaaattttaaaagtatgtttaataaatttttaataggaaatatttgtttgaattaaaatattttgaggaacaattaaatatatagaatattttaaatattttgataataatagaaGTTTACCGTTCAAAGTGCCGATCGCACCTTTTACACCATTTGGTACAAATAAGGGGGAGTCAATGGACCAATGGGCAAACAGGTAAATCTATCATTTACAGGCAGTCTCATAATTGCACAGTATCCAGAGTACCCTTCTCTCAGTGCCCAGCACGCCTCGGACAGGCGCATCCACCGCCCACGCTTCTCCTCCTGTCTTGTCCCGACGCGTGTCGCATATGACGCAGATTTTTGTACGGTCGTTGCCCAATTATTGTCTGCCTCACCTGGCACTATTAATTTCTCCCAATCACCATCCGACACGTTTTTGCCAATTCTTTTCATGTTGACCCACGGTGATCCTCGGGAGCCGGTGTTCAGTCCATTTTTTAACATTGTACGTACAAATCAGTTCACATGTTGACACATGTATAGTGACTAGGTTTACCCCCTCCGACAACTCCTTGGCTTTCtcaggttttttgttttttttttctccatatttaaattacacaattttttcttgggttcttgACAAATattatgagaaataaaaaatatttttagacatTTGGatgtcataaaataaaaataaaaaaattggaaaaatataaatatctaaataatttatttatttttcctaaattttttaatgaatataaaaaccCAACTATGAAAACCATACAACAACAAACCCTAACCTTAAGATGTTGATCATAAGTGTTAGAGGAGATGCCTTGGGTGTGGAATATAACAGTGAAATAGTTAATATAATGTCtttaattaggaaaaaaattacctaaaaataaGAATCCTCAATCAACTGGAGTTGTAATTGGGCAGACATGGTTGGGCCGCAAAAGGCTAATACAATATGCAAGCATAGTTCAGGAAGAATATAAAACATAGGATGCTGGATAATTTGCGAATGGAGCGCAGTAGCGTGGCAGGTAGTTGTCACTTTAAGAAATGACAGCTAGCTTAGCTATGGGCATACGTTTCATCTCTCCAAATCAAGTTGAATCATTCTACTACTTTAAGATGAATCATAGTCTAAGTGGTCTTTAATTTGCATTTAGCCGTTTTCCACTTAAAAAGATTTTTCGAATGAGAAGATTTGTGACTGCCTATGGCCAAACATATTCATTGCCCGGCATCTAATCATGTCACATGTTTCCTCTCTTTCGTGCTTGCTCCTTCCACTCATcatgttattaatttttatatgtatatactTTTGAATGAAGAGATTTAATCATAGCTCTGTAGTTGCAGTTAGCGATCCATagatagagagaaagaaagaaagaaagagaaaaaaaaagttatttaaattagaaaattaataaagtaaaaaatcaaaatactagTATGttgtcataaaataaaaaataaaaatataaaatagaatcttgttaatactttttttttttttttttaagaataagaaaaaaatagaattagaattcgtttgatagtgattttataaaatatttttaatctaaaaaatgtttttttttaaaaaaattaagtgtttgaaaaaatttagaaaaaacttttaatttgaaatattttgacaaaaaaccctaaattataAGAATATCATATATTGAACTATTATTAACCATACcatgattataaaatatttttatacttaaagtaatatattttattttaaaatctatttgagagaattttttaaatattaaaagcaatagtttagaaaaaaaaaaaaaaaaaacaccattctTAGCAATATTTGAGGATAAGAAACATTTTTCCTCGAAAAcgaaaaatttaaatttgtccTTTTAACCATAAAAAGACCTTGTTTGTGAAAAACgttatgttttttgttattgaaaattgaaattgaaattgaaattaaaatcataatttttaaagggttaacttattacttatttaaaaataataattaaatagaaaaaaaaaatcaaaatattaagttttttttttaaatgttaaaagtaatttattggtttttaaaaaaaatttaattcttaattaagataaaatatttagaaacaaacaatttaatacttaaaactatgaactaatttttagttttaagttttatttaaaattaagtaaaaaaacaaacaccccttaGGATAAAAGAAAGATTAACCAAAAAAGCCCTCTTGATATAAAGTGTAATTCATGATAATAATTAATGCATGATTTTATGATATGTTCCTTGTGTGGATCTTATTTCAatgagaatttgatgaatcaaTCTCCCTATATGTTTTGCTTTTACTACTAAATCGAGTGTTACTCCATGTATTGcttgacataaaataaatagtgaATTTGTTTCTATCTtttgtctaatttttttcatgaatcaataaataatttgataagccaatgatttttttttttttttttaatgtttcaaAATACGGTTAACCAACATGTTAACTAATCGATAATAATAAATTGGATCAAATTTTGCAGTTTTTTCTTCTGTAGTACCTCAACATGCATTTAAGTTGCCTATTGACAGAAGCATCTTTATCTCAATCATCTCTTAAGCCGCCATTAGTGCATCCATATAATGTCAAGGAATTGCAAGCTGTGCATATGGTCATGCATGTTTGATCATGCTTAGTTAATGTGGAATATTGCTTTTCTAAGAATTCCAATGCTTTAATGGCCTAATAATTATTGGATTTTTCACTCCTTGAAAATGTACGTTAAAATTGAATTTCACAATAAAAGAGTAATTATGATTTCCTTTgctatttcaaattaataatagcTCAATTTAGATTTAGACTACTTTTAGTAAAGGGGCCTGTTATGGTTATATAGTACTCAAGTACCACAATTATTGTCAAAAAAATGAGACTAATCACAATGCACCCCATATGTATatgtaaatcaaaattaaatcatttcatTATCTTTCAAAAGGAGTCATCAAATTAGAGGGAAGGTGCATTGAAATTAGGTGAAAATTGACTTGAAAAGGGGGTTGAAACGAATAGAGGCAGTGTACTTGAAACATGAGTGGTAGCCAGAAGCACCCATACGAGACGACTATACATGAATGAGAGCCCACACCACACACATGCAAAGGTTGGGGGCTGTTCCCATCACACGTCATttataaaatgggaaaaagcATTTCATACaaaagtttttcttcttccatgACAGGCCACATCACCAGGACCCCCTTGTATATTGCCCCATGTCTTATCTCCTCCTCGTGCTTCTTCCTTTCTTATGGCATCCCcccctcctttcttttttcacatttcttttcctttactttATTGCTTTGGCTCTTCTTGTTATAACTTCTATTTGATTGGATTTCTTGATTTCATTGCCCTCATCTTTAATTGTAACACGACATAATAAGTCTTgtcaaataaattatcaaacaaaattattGCTTATAAAGCTAACTTAAGTCTCatcaaattaattatcaaacaaatccCGACTCATGAAGTTAACATATATGATTAATATCGTATCTGATAAAAGTGTACGGTCTTAATTCCTATTAATAATTGAATGTCTTAAATTTCTCGATATTGATTGTGACAAATGTGATCAATATCTTGAAATTTGAATCCTTATGAAGACGGAAAAGACTCGATGGTGATGAAAGGttttttggttattaaaaaaatgaaaaaaaaaacacaaacctTAGGTGGTTAATAACGAGGTTGTAATTGTTATTGTATAATTATATCAATGAAATTGCATGAAGTGGGAGAGTGGGACGGAACAATTTGGCATTACAGAGATATTAAACCAATGAGACGGCGACAGGTGGAAACCCATTTTAGGGTTGGTGACGACGTTCTGTTCTGATCCCTCTCAAGTCATTACAAGCCAAATAACATTGATTAGCTCAGAAAGTAGCACCCCTTCCCCACTTTCCACCGTGGCGCGTTGTGCATCTCCCCTAGCATCACCTTCTCACTGTTTGGCACGCGCCTTTGATGGACGTGGTGATgggtttgaaaaagaaaagcagaaaagggccaaaaaaaaaaaaaaaaaaaaaaaaggagaaagagaacGGGAATGAAACTAGAAAGAACACCAACCCTAACTTCATTTCTGGTGTAAGAGGAGAAGCCTAAGGTTAAAAGCCAACTGAAAGAAACAAAGGTAGAAGATAAGCAAATACACTACCCTCCTCCCTTTATATGTCTGTCTCTCTCTAGGGTTTTCAGGATCCATCTCTTTCTAACAGTATTTTTACACTATTTTGGTTGCACTGATTGATATTTTcagattaatatatatatatatatatatatagaaagaggTTGATATAAAGGAGAGGAAGAAGGATTGAGAGAGGAAATGGGGAGGGGAAGAGTGGAGCTGAAGAGGATAGAGAACAAAATAAACAGACAGGTGACATTTGCAAAGAGAAGAAATGGACTTCTCAAGAAAGCTTATGAGCTCTCAGTCCTTTGTGATGCTGAGGTCGCTCTCATCATCTTCTCCACCCGTGGAAAGCTCTATGAGTTCTGCAGCAGCTCAAGGTCCTCTCTTTGTTTCCTCTTTTCCTATATCTACGCATATTCACAAACGCATGTCTTCATATTGGATCTGTttgatttcttgattttatttggttgatttttgttgattttcgATTTTATGTGTTCTTGCTTCGGCAAAGAAATCGTCTTCAGCTCTCTATCATCTACCTCGAACTCgtgtttctttctcttttttctattttcggAATGTGAATTTTTTGACGTTGATGAGGTTGGGGTTTTTATGAGCTCCAAAGCTGCGTTCTTTGCTTATTTTGATGATGATGGTTGGATTGATTTTAGTTCAGTCTGTTTTGATTTTCGTATTTGTGGTCAAGTTTATTTGGTCTGATCTTGAGTTTTTGTTTCTTGCACTGAGAGATCTGAAACATATATGCAGccttttcttctgtttttttccCTGATTCGATTGTGTACGTTTGCATCTATCGATGTCCTTGTGTGTTTTTCTTCACATTGCTTTACGAATGAAATCTTCACTATTTTAGGTCTTTCTTTTTACAGAACTAAGTTCAGATATTAAGCAGCTTGCATGAAGTTTAGCAGATCATCGTCTTGAACaacttctttcttttccctttcttttggTTAACATGTTGGAAACTCCCTATTTCAGGGtctttttgagagaaaaattcTTCTTTTATTCTTATCCAAACACTGAAATTGTTGTAGAGCCTCATGTTTCACCATAtgctttattcatttttttttgtttattcattcTGGCTTTAATTGGGATCATCGGTATGAAATTTGACTAGAAAGATTTGTCTTATTAAGTCTTTTATAGGTGGTAAGGACACATCTTTTCCCCAGGCAAGTCCAGTTTTTAATTTGCTTGATGCATGTTTGATTTCAGaaaactaatagaaaaaaaaaaaacttat
Above is a genomic segment from Vitis riparia cultivar Riparia Gloire de Montpellier isolate 1030 chromosome 14, EGFV_Vit.rip_1.0, whole genome shotgun sequence containing:
- the LOC117931146 gene encoding myb-related protein 340-like is translated as MVGLMGWGSVPVQGWRKGPWTPEEDKLLSEYVSSHGEGRWSSVARCSGLNRSGKSCRLRWVNYLRPGLKRGHITTMEEGIIIELHAIWGNKWSTIARYLPGRTDNEIKNYWRTHFKKNQKQQKPKAQQHLEPKLQQQQQQEDHEIKLENGKMGEAQGKQEAISMEDQCLPVMYQEIDDHQTRQQVASMYPTILEDQCLPVTYQDHLQGEDQGLWGGLWNLDDTRDHTISGGGNSSQNYYIGGYIF